A portion of the Sulfurospirillum diekertiae genome contains these proteins:
- a CDS encoding HyaD/HybD family hydrogenase maturation endopeptidase — MKVLILGIGNVMFSDEGVGVHLCRLVEQKYAFSSPEHTLTFIDGGTLAERLIPIIAEYDYVIVLDCVDTRDGEIGDVYFFDFENVPNTITWQGSVHEVEMLQTLNMMDMVGDRPPTKIIGIIPEVIEDTTLQLTDAVVKGSGIMENVLLKHLSELGFTYQQISDIDIQSVANTSCLGDR, encoded by the coding sequence TTGAAAGTGTTGATTTTAGGCATTGGCAATGTGATGTTCTCCGACGAAGGCGTCGGAGTTCATCTTTGCCGTCTTGTTGAACAAAAATATGCGTTTTCTTCTCCCGAACATACCCTTACCTTTATTGATGGTGGTACACTAGCGGAGCGTTTAATTCCCATTATTGCTGAGTATGACTATGTCATTGTATTAGATTGTGTTGATACAAGAGATGGAGAAATTGGAGATGTTTATTTCTTCGATTTTGAAAATGTTCCTAATACAATCACATGGCAAGGGAGTGTTCATGAAGTCGAGATGCTTCAAACACTTAATATGATGGATATGGTAGGAGATCGTCCTCCTACAAAAATTATTGGTATAATTCCAGAAGTTATAGAAGATACAACGTTACAACTTACAGATGCTGTCGTCAAAGGCAGTGGTATTATGGAAAATGTTTTACTAAAACATTTGAGTGAACTTGGATTTACATATCAGCAAATCAGTGATATTGACATCCAAAGTGTGGCAAATACGTCCTGTTTGGGGGATCGATGA
- the hypF gene encoding carbamoyltransferase HypF, with amino-acid sequence MISKFRLIYHIEGIVQGVGFRPFVYTLALRFHLKGFVLNNSKGVIIEIEGFEESLDSFEQALFKELPPLARIDFWQKNRLTCKNDTRFEIRQSDEASTKSSLVLPDMSICDDCLKELYDPNNRRYHYFFINCTHCGPRYSIIKTVPYDRPYTSMQPFVMCEACQSEYTNPLDRRYHAQPISCPTCGPTLSLCSINGELLATNEAAIVKLADLINVGHIVALKGMGGFHLICDATSDRVLASLRERKHRPSKPFAVMFKTIEAIKEECILSAQEEEGICSLLRPIVLVKRNVKASKISGLIAPRIDRLGVFLPYTPLHVMLFEYLKNPIVATSANRSGEPIISEATVLKQKLHDVVEYYLDYNREIVNSSDDSVLQYLGDKTLLMRSSRGIAPKSFRVDSSDERKILAVGAHQKNAIAIYLNHQIIVSPYIGDLDNIASNELFEKMIERFSRFYDFTPDLIVGDLHPNYVSTQWAKRQNIPFVQVQHHYAHILSAMCEHKLSGKVLGIAWDGTGYGDDGTIWGGEFLVCDPSGYERVCFFEPFPLLGADASIKEIKRILASLLWDVLGDEADALLLDYFDEKALKRLKQIYTKKINSPLCSSVGRLFDAVAVLCGMEGNVSYDGESGLLIEALYDPAITDRYTFEIDDKMIRYKPMFAQMLHDKEPRLIASKFINTLVEMALTISHRYTYPIVLGGGVFQNRTLMEQILQNVTQPLYFPLQLAINDGGICVGQIYKSLQK; translated from the coding sequence TTGATCAGTAAATTTCGTCTGATTTATCATATAGAAGGTATTGTCCAAGGGGTTGGTTTTCGCCCCTTTGTCTATACACTTGCCTTACGCTTTCATTTAAAAGGTTTTGTGCTTAACAATTCTAAAGGTGTCATCATTGAGATAGAAGGATTTGAAGAGAGCCTTGATTCGTTTGAACAGGCTTTGTTTAAAGAACTTCCTCCACTTGCGCGCATTGATTTCTGGCAAAAAAATAGGCTTACATGTAAAAATGATACACGCTTCGAAATTCGACAAAGTGATGAAGCAAGTACAAAATCTTCTCTTGTATTACCAGATATGTCCATTTGTGATGATTGTCTGAAAGAATTGTATGATCCAAACAACAGACGCTATCACTACTTTTTCATCAACTGTACACATTGTGGACCTCGCTATTCCATTATCAAAACTGTTCCATATGATCGTCCATACACTTCAATGCAACCCTTTGTAATGTGTGAAGCGTGCCAAAGTGAATACACAAATCCTCTTGATCGCCGCTATCACGCGCAACCTATCAGCTGTCCAACATGCGGCCCAACACTCTCTTTGTGTTCCATTAATGGAGAACTATTGGCAACAAATGAAGCGGCGATTGTTAAATTAGCGGATTTGATTAATGTTGGGCATATTGTAGCACTCAAAGGCATGGGAGGTTTTCATCTCATTTGTGATGCCACAAGCGACAGGGTGTTAGCGAGCTTGAGAGAGCGTAAACACAGACCTTCCAAACCGTTTGCTGTTATGTTTAAAACTATAGAAGCGATCAAAGAAGAGTGTATTTTAAGTGCTCAAGAAGAAGAGGGTATTTGCTCTCTGCTTCGCCCGATTGTTCTTGTAAAGCGCAATGTTAAGGCTTCTAAAATCAGTGGACTCATTGCCCCTCGCATCGATCGTCTTGGTGTTTTCTTACCTTATACACCTTTACATGTAATGCTTTTTGAGTACCTCAAAAACCCTATCGTGGCAACCAGTGCCAATCGCTCTGGTGAGCCCATTATTAGCGAAGCAACTGTTTTAAAACAAAAGCTTCATGACGTTGTGGAGTATTATCTGGATTATAACCGTGAAATAGTCAACTCCAGTGATGACAGTGTTTTACAATACCTTGGTGATAAAACGCTTTTGATGCGCTCTTCTCGTGGTATTGCTCCAAAGAGCTTTCGAGTTGATTCATCGGATGAGCGGAAAATCTTAGCCGTAGGCGCACATCAAAAAAATGCGATTGCTATCTATCTTAATCACCAAATTATTGTGAGTCCTTATATTGGTGATTTGGATAATATTGCCTCGAATGAACTATTTGAAAAGATGATAGAGCGTTTTTCACGATTTTATGATTTTACACCCGATCTGATCGTCGGCGATTTGCATCCAAATTATGTATCAACACAGTGGGCAAAAAGGCAAAATATTCCTTTTGTTCAGGTGCAGCATCACTATGCACATATTCTCTCTGCTATGTGTGAACATAAACTGAGCGGAAAAGTGTTAGGCATCGCATGGGATGGTACGGGGTATGGTGATGATGGTACGATTTGGGGTGGTGAGTTTTTAGTGTGTGATCCTAGTGGTTATGAACGTGTATGTTTTTTTGAACCTTTTCCTCTTTTGGGTGCAGATGCGAGCATTAAAGAGATTAAACGCATTTTAGCTTCGCTTCTGTGGGATGTATTGGGTGACGAGGCTGATGCATTGTTATTAGACTATTTTGATGAAAAGGCACTCAAACGTCTCAAACAAATTTACACCAAAAAGATTAATTCACCCTTATGCTCATCAGTAGGAAGACTCTTTGATGCCGTTGCCGTTTTATGTGGAATGGAAGGAAATGTAAGTTATGACGGAGAAAGTGGCTTGCTTATTGAAGCTCTGTATGATCCTGCCATTACAGATCGCTATACATTTGAAATAGACGATAAAATGATTCGTTATAAACCTATGTTTGCTCAAATGCTTCACGATAAAGAACCACGTCTAATTGCTTCAAAATTTATCAATACATTGGTCGAAATGGCTCTTACCATAAGCCATCGTTACACTTATCCAATCGTTCTTGGAGGTGGAGTGTTTCAAAATCGCACACTCATGGAACAAATACTTCAAAATGTCACACAACCTCTCTATTTTCCGTTACAATTAGCAATCAATGATGGCGGAATTTGTGTTGGACAGATCTACAAATCACTTCAAAAGTAA
- the nikR gene encoding nickel-responsive transcriptional regulator NikR, whose protein sequence is MDKIIRFSVSLPEKLLEELDKKVDAQGYASRSEFTRDLIREKIVKDDWQDDNSDVIGVLTMIYTHHQNELVQKILEIQHDAKIHIMCNTHVHVSHENCLETIMVTGKVSEVKDFAQKIAGLKGVKFSKLVEASIPAS, encoded by the coding sequence ATGGATAAAATTATTCGTTTTAGTGTTTCACTTCCAGAAAAACTTTTAGAAGAGCTTGACAAAAAAGTTGATGCTCAAGGTTATGCTTCACGTAGTGAATTTACCAGAGACCTAATTCGCGAGAAAATCGTAAAAGATGATTGGCAAGACGATAACAGCGATGTTATAGGTGTTTTGACAATGATCTATACGCATCATCAAAATGAGCTCGTGCAGAAGATTTTGGAAATTCAACATGATGCAAAAATACATATTATGTGTAATACTCATGTACATGTAAGCCATGAAAATTGTCTCGAAACCATTATGGTGACGGGAAAAGTTTCTGAAGTGAAAGACTTTGCACAGAAGATTGCAGGGCTTAAAGGGGTTAAATTCTCCAAACTTGTTGAAGCATCCATTCCCGCTTCATAA
- the cybH gene encoding Ni/Fe-hydrogenase, b-type cytochrome subunit: MKRNVEFEFSAGLRWTHWLRAIAIFVLTVTGFYLAYVFIAPESSDEPILFLNAKFRMWHEIAGFLLIAITLYKTYLFCLDGISSKERVSFVDFISPKIWFQQLKYYLFMGEHPHLKGVYNPLQFIAYVGLYAMIFIISLTGLILYVNCYQGGGIGLFLYDYMRPIEAMMGGLAMVREIHHIVMWGILIFLPIHIYMAIFNSIMGKEGSLDAIFSGYKFLKHDPKH, translated from the coding sequence ATGAAAAGAAATGTAGAATTTGAGTTCTCAGCAGGGCTTCGTTGGACGCACTGGCTAAGGGCAATTGCTATTTTTGTATTAACGGTGACAGGGTTTTATTTGGCCTATGTATTCATCGCTCCTGAATCATCAGATGAGCCTATCCTCTTCTTGAATGCAAAGTTCAGAATGTGGCATGAAATTGCAGGGTTTTTATTGATTGCAATTACACTTTACAAAACGTACCTTTTTTGCCTTGATGGTATTAGTTCAAAAGAGAGAGTATCGTTTGTAGATTTCATCAGTCCGAAGATATGGTTTCAACAGCTTAAATATTACCTTTTTATGGGAGAACATCCTCATTTAAAAGGTGTCTATAATCCGTTGCAATTTATCGCTTATGTGGGACTTTATGCAATGATTTTTATCATCAGCTTAACAGGTCTCATTTTGTATGTCAATTGTTATCAAGGTGGCGGTATTGGTCTCTTCTTATATGACTATATGCGTCCAATCGAAGCAATGATGGGTGGACTCGCAATGGTTAGAGAAATTCACCACATTGTTATGTGGGGTATTTTGATCTTCTTACCAATTCATATCTATATGGCAATCTTTAACTCAATCATGGGTAAAGAGGGCTCTTTGGATGCGATTTTCAGTGGTTATAAGTTTCTTAAACACGATCCAAAACACTAA